The Pseudomonas sp. PDM14 genomic interval TAATCGAAGCCTTGAGGATTGACCAGACCCTGCGCCCGCTTCAGGCGCACCGCCAGGCGCCAGCGCTCGCCGGCATGCAGCACGGGGCCGTCGTACCAGGCCAGGCGCATACGCGGTGGCAAGGCATGGCGCCGCGCGCTCGCCTCCTCCAGCTGAAAGCGCACCACACCCTCACGCCGTTCCGGCAACCCGACCACGCGCCCTTCCAGCCACAGCGTCTGGCCATCCAGCGCGGCAGGCAAGCGCTGATCCAGTGCCCACTGCGCCGAGCTGCAGGCCCAGCAAAAGCCCAGAATGAAAAGCCCCAGCGGGTAGGCGCGCGAACGCAGGAGCAGCAGCCCCATGCTCAGCAAAAGGACTATCACCGGCTGCGACGGCAAGGCCGGCAGAACGGTCAGGCAGGCCAAGCCGATGGCCAGCGCAAGCATCCCTGTGCGCATCTTCCACTCCCTGGAATTCGCCCATCCTGGGCGATGAACCGCATTCGCGTTGCCCGTGCCGGCCGGGCAGCGCTACGGCAATCGGTGCATAATAGCCGGGCCTCAGCTTTCGAGAGCCTTCATGCCGCGTCGTTTATTCAAGCGCTATATGCCCGATCCGGACAGCATCCGATCCAACAAATCGCTGCGTTTCCTCGGCGCACTGCTGCACGACCCCAACCTCTGGCACCTCAATCGACACTCGGTCGCCCGCGCCATGGCCATGGGTCTGTTCGCCGCGTTCATTCCGCTGCCGATGCAGATGCTGATCGCCGCGAGTCTGGCCGTGATGGCCCGCGCCAATATCCCGATCTCGGTGGGGCTGGTCTGGCTGACCAACCCGATCACCATGCCGCCAGTGTTCTACTGCACCTACAAGCTCGGCGCCTGGGTCATGCAGCTGCCGCCGATCCAGCTACCGGACAACCTCACCTTCGACTGGATCACCCAGGAGCTGAGCCTGGTCTGGCAGCCCTTCCTGCTCGGCTCGGTCATCGCCGGCATCGTCAGCGGCGCACTGGCCTACGCCATCACCATGCTCTATTGGCGCTGGTGGGTGCGCCACAACTGGCGCAAGCGCCGCGAACTGCGCGCCGCACGCACGCAGAAATGAAAAACGCCGCTGATCAGCGGCGTTTTTCTTCTCGCGCATACCGGTCAGACCGGGATCAGTTGCCCGTCTTCGAGCTTCAGCGCACGATCCATCTGCTGCGCCAGATTGAGGTCATGGGTGACCACGAGGAAGGCAGTGCGCAGCGATACCGAGAGCTCCAGCATCAGCTCCTGAATGCTGCGCGCCGTATGCGTATCGAGGTTGCCGGTCGGCTCGTCGAGCAGCACCAGCTTCGGCTCGTTGACCAGCGCCCGGGCAATCGCCACACGCTGGCGCTCGCCACCGGACAGCTCGGCGGGCTTATGTCCCAAGCGATGCCCCAGACCCACGCGCTCCAGCAGTTTGGACGCACGCTCACGCGCCTCTGGAATCGGCGTCTTGC includes:
- a CDS encoding DUF2062 domain-containing protein — encoded protein: MPRRLFKRYMPDPDSIRSNKSLRFLGALLHDPNLWHLNRHSVARAMAMGLFAAFIPLPMQMLIAASLAVMARANIPISVGLVWLTNPITMPPVFYCTYKLGAWVMQLPPIQLPDNLTFDWITQELSLVWQPFLLGSVIAGIVSGALAYAITMLYWRWWVRHNWRKRRELRAARTQK